One Nicotiana tomentosiformis chromosome 4, ASM39032v3, whole genome shotgun sequence genomic window carries:
- the LOC104117239 gene encoding 2-oxoisovalerate dehydrogenase subunit alpha 1, mitochondrial-like isoform X2, with protein MGFLRILFSNSRLIHRIGSKQFHASPGALVGSSTIHRFESTNTLKVQSSLFTENDDDYFQVMDFPGGQLPITLQMKFIAESSEKRLPCYRVLDDDGYPIPGSIFEEVSKELAVKMYSSMVALQVMDTIFYEAQRQGRLSFYLTTAGEEGINIASAAALTLDDFVLPQYREVGVIVWRGFPLKEIANQLFGNKFDYAKGRQMPCHHGSNELNYLTISSPIATQIPQAAGVAYSLKMDKKEACAVTYLGDGSTSEGDFHAALNFAAVLDAPVVFICRNNGWAISTPVNEQFRSDGVASKGQAYGIRSLRVDGNDVLATYSAIRAARKMAIKEQKPILVEAMTYRVAHHSTSDDSTKYRPVEEIEHWKTAKSPISRFRKWIQRNGWWNDENESELRGDTRKQVLQAMQAAEKVEKPPLTDLFTDVYDKVPLNLQEQQKFTRDAVKRSPKEYPSDVPV; from the exons ATGGGATTCCTTAGAATCCTCTTCTCTAATTCTAGGCTAATCCATAGAATTGGTAGTAAACAATTCCATGCCTCCCCTGgtgcacttgttggttcttcaACAATTCACCGTTTTGAGTCAACCAACACACTGAAAGTGCAATCTTCTCTCTTTACAGAAAATGATGATGATTATTTTCAG GTGATGGATTTCCCTGGAGGACAGCTTCCAATTACTCTTCAAATGAAATTTATTGCAGAGTCTTCTGAAAAGAGGTTACCTTGTTATAGAGTCCTTGATGATGATGGCTATCCAATTCCAGGCAGCATTTTTGAGGAG GTGAGCAAAGAACTGGCAGTTAAGATGTATAGTTCAATGGTGGCACTTCAAGTTATGGATACCATTTTTTATGAAGCACAAAGGCAGGGGAGGTTATCCTTCTATCTCACTACTGCTGGAGAAGAAGGTATCAACATAGCATCTGCTGCTGCTCTCACCCTGGATGACTTCGTCTTGCCTCAG TACAGGGAAGTAGGTGTTATCGTATGGCGGGGCTTCCCCCTGAAAGAGATTGCCAATCAATTGTTCGGAAACAAGTTTGATTATGCAAAAGGAAGGCAAATGCCATGCCACCATGGTTCTAACGAGCTCAATTACTTAACTATTTCTTCGCCAATAGC GACACAGATTCCTCAGGCCGCTGGCGTTGCTTACTCTCTGAAAATGGATAAAAAGGAGGCTTGTGCTGTTACTTATCTTGGAGATGGTAGCACTAGTGAG GGTGATTTTCATGCTGCTTTAAACTTTGCAGCGGTTTTGGACGCTCCTGTTGTATTTATATGCCGCAACAATGGATGGGCCATTAGCACTCCTGTAAACGAACAATTTCGAA GTGATGGAGTCGCCTCaaaggggcaagcctatggaatTAGAAGCCTTCGTGTAGATGGCAATGATGTCTTGGCAACTTATAGTGCTATTCGTGCAGCTCGCAAAATGGCAATTAAGGAACAAAAGCCAATATTAGTAGAG GCCATGACTTATAGAGTAGCCCACCATTCAACATCTGATGATTCAACCAAGTATCGACCAGTCGAAGAAATAGAGCACTGGAAAACAGCAAAAAGCCCAATATCCAGATTCAGAAAATGGATTCAGAGAAATGGTTGGTGGAATGATGAAAATGAATCTGAACTTCGCGGAGACACCAGAAAACAG GTATTACAAGCAATGCAAGCAGCAGAGAAGGTGGAGAAACCTCCATTGACAGATTTGTTTACGGATGTTTATGACAAAGTGCCATTAAATCTTCAAGAGCAACAGAAGTTTACAAGAGATGCTGTAAAGAGATCTCCAAAAGAATATCCTTCTGATGTTCCTGTTTAA